In one Buchnera aphidicola (Pemphigus immunis) genomic region, the following are encoded:
- the gpmA gene encoding 2,3-diphosphoglycerate-dependent phosphoglycerate mutase — translation MVFTKLILIRHGESKWNKLNKFTGWEDIDLSSKGIREAKNAAQLLKLKEFTFDTAYTSMLKRAIHTLWLILKDLNQSWIPINKSWHLNERHYGALQGLNKLETAEKYGVEQVKKWRRSFNTVPPKLDILDKRFPGNDIRYSHLKPEELPVSESLEITTNRVIPYWNKIIFPSLKKNKKIIIVAHGNSLRALIKYLNNIENDKILELEIPTGMPIVYEFNKKLEPIKYFYLKNNS, via the coding sequence ATGGTATTCACTAAATTAATTTTAATCAGACATGGTGAAAGTAAATGGAATAAACTTAATAAATTTACCGGTTGGGAAGATATAGATTTATCATCTAAAGGTATAAGAGAAGCTAAAAACGCCGCACAATTATTAAAATTAAAAGAATTTACTTTTGATACAGCATATACTTCAATGTTAAAAAGAGCTATTCATACTCTATGGTTAATTCTCAAAGATCTTAATCAATCTTGGATTCCAATTAATAAATCTTGGCATTTAAATGAAAGACATTATGGAGCTTTACAGGGTTTAAATAAATTAGAAACTGCTGAAAAATACGGAGTAGAACAAGTAAAAAAATGGAGAAGAAGTTTTAATACTGTTCCTCCTAAACTAGATATTTTAGATAAACGATTTCCTGGTAACGATATTCGTTATTCTCACTTAAAACCCGAAGAACTACCAGTTTCTGAAAGTTTAGAAATAACAACAAACAGAGTTATCCCTTATTGGAATAAAATAATTTTTCCATCTTTAAAAAAAAACAAAAAAATAATAATAGTAGCTCATGGTAATTCATTACGTGCATTAATAAAATATTTAAATAATATAGAAAATGATAAAATATTAGAATTAGAAATACCTACAGGTATGCCTATCGTTTATGAATTCAATAAAAAATTAGAACCTATTAAATATTTTTATTTAAAAAATAATTCATAA
- the pfkA gene encoding 6-phosphofructokinase: MIKKIGILTSGGDAPGMNAAIRGIVRTGLSKKLEVFGIYDGYLGLYNNRIVKLDRYSVSDMINRGGTFLGSARFPKFKEVEVREIAIRNLKKKEIDFLIIIGGDGSYIGAKLLTEMGLPCICLPGTIDNDVVGTDYTIGYFTALETIVDAIDRLRDTSSSHQRISIVEIMGRHCGDLTLAAAIAGGCEFIVLPEINSTREELLKEIKKGIKKGKKHAIVVITEYIYDVEELAKYIEKKTQRETRATILGHIQRGGSPVAYDRILASRMGAYSVELLLKGYKGHCIGIKNDIMIHNDITYALKNMKRTFKKDWLKIAKKLY, translated from the coding sequence ATGATTAAAAAAATAGGAATACTTACCAGTGGAGGTGATGCTCCTGGTATGAATGCAGCTATCAGAGGTATTGTAAGGACAGGACTCAGTAAAAAACTAGAAGTGTTTGGTATTTATGATGGTTATTTAGGATTATATAATAATAGGATTGTTAAATTAGATAGATATAGCGTTTCTGATATGATTAATAGAGGGGGTACTTTTCTAGGTTCTGCACGTTTTCCAAAATTTAAAGAGGTTGAAGTAAGAGAAATAGCCATTAGAAATTTAAAAAAAAAAGAAATAGATTTTCTTATAATAATCGGAGGAGATGGATCTTATATTGGAGCTAAATTATTAACGGAAATGGGTCTTCCTTGTATTTGTTTACCAGGTACAATAGATAATGACGTAGTCGGAACAGATTATACTATAGGATATTTTACGGCATTAGAAACTATTGTAGATGCTATTGATCGATTACGAGACACATCGTCTTCTCATCAACGTATTTCTATTGTAGAAATTATGGGTAGACATTGTGGAGATTTAACTCTTGCTGCTGCCATTGCAGGAGGATGTGAGTTTATTGTGTTACCAGAAATTAATTCTACAAGAGAAGAATTACTAAAGGAAATAAAAAAAGGTATCAAAAAAGGTAAAAAACACGCCATAGTAGTAATAACAGAATATATTTATGATGTTGAAGAATTAGCAAAATATATTGAAAAAAAAACTCAAAGAGAAACTAGAGCCACTATTTTAGGACATATTCAAAGAGGAGGGTCTCCTGTTGCTTATGATCGAATTTTAGCCTCTAGAATGGGTGCTTATTCTGTAGAATTATTATTGAAAGGATATAAAGGACATTGCATAGGAATAAAAAATGACATTATGATACATAATGATATTACTTATGCTCTTAAAAATATGAAACGTACTTTCAAAAAAGATTGGTTAAAAATTGCAAAAAAATTATATTAA
- the tpiA gene encoding triose-phosphate isomerase: MKKKLIIANWKLNGNKLSILNFLNQLNKYDYKEKKEKCKIVMSFPVIYLYLAKTIIYKKNIFLGAQNVDLNLCGPFTGEISVNMLKDIGINYVILGHSERRKYHKENDALIAKKFKIVKEANLIPILCVGENKEEKKLGKTQEVCARQLNSVISMWGPQIFNDTIIAYEPIWAIGSGETATPCSVQKIHKFIKEYIKEYDIANSEKITVQYGGSVDENNVTQLLYEADIDGVLVGGASLNYNKFKKIIDIVNSL, translated from the coding sequence ATGAAAAAAAAGTTAATTATAGCTAATTGGAAGTTAAATGGTAATAAATTGAGTATTCTTAATTTTTTAAATCAATTGAATAAGTATGATTATAAAGAAAAAAAAGAAAAATGTAAAATAGTAATGTCTTTTCCAGTAATATATTTATATTTAGCTAAGACAATAATTTATAAAAAAAATATTTTTTTAGGAGCACAAAATGTAGATTTAAATCTTTGTGGTCCATTTACAGGAGAAATTTCTGTAAATATGTTAAAAGATATAGGTATCAATTATGTTATTCTTGGTCATTCTGAACGTCGAAAATACCATAAAGAAAATGATGCACTTATTGCAAAAAAATTTAAAATAGTTAAAGAAGCTAATTTAATTCCAATATTATGTGTTGGTGAAAATAAAGAAGAAAAAAAATTAGGAAAAACTCAAGAAGTATGTGCAAGACAATTAAACTCTGTTATTTCTATGTGGGGTCCGCAAATATTTAATGATACCATTATTGCTTATGAACCAATTTGGGCAATTGGTTCAGGGGAAACAGCTACTCCATGTTCTGTACAGAAAATACATAAATTTATTAAAGAATATATAAAAGAATACGATATTGCGAATTCTGAAAAAATAACAGTCCAATATGGTGGATCGGTAGATGAAAATAATGTAACTCAATTGTTATACGAAGCTGATATTGACGGTGTTTTGGTAGGAGGAGCTTCTTTAAATTATAACAAATTTAAAAAAATAATTGATATTGTAAATTCATTATAG
- the ihfB gene encoding integration host factor subunit beta codes for MTKSELFKKIFKSVNYIPKKTIDSAVKKILEHIIYSLKPGNRVEIRGFGSFSLHYRHSRKSRNPKTGDIIYLVDKHVPYFKAGKKLRDRVNL; via the coding sequence ATGACTAAATCAGAATTGTTTAAAAAAATTTTTAAGTCTGTTAATTATATTCCAAAAAAAACAATAGATTCAGCAGTAAAAAAGATTTTAGAACACATAATTTATTCATTAAAACCAGGTAATCGTGTAGAAATTAGAGGATTTGGCAGTTTTTCTTTACATTATAGACATTCTAGGAAAAGTAGAAACCCTAAAACAGGTGATATAATTTATCTTGTAGATAAACATGTTCCTTATTTTAAAGCTGGTAAAAAATTAAGAGATAGAGTAAATTTATGA
- the rpsA gene encoding 30S ribosomal protein S1 encodes MTESFSKLFTESLQEITTQPGSIIQGIVVSINKDIVLVDAGLKSESAIPAEQFKNSQGKFEIKLGDIVDVALDAIEDGFGETILSREKAKRHESWIILEKAHEKSDSVLGIINGKVKGGFTVELNDIRAFLPGSLVDVRPVRETIHLEGKELEFKVIKLDKKRNNVVVSRRAVIESENSAERDYLLKNLQEGIEVKGIVKNLTDYGAFVDLGGVDGLLHITDMAWKRVKHPSEIVNVGDEINVKILKFDREKTRVSLGLKQLGEDPWIALSKRYPEEKKVTGRVTNLTDYGCFVEIEEGVEGLVHVSEMDWTNKNIHPSKVVKVNDIVQVMVLDIDEDRRRISLGLKQCKVNPWKEFSEIHKKGNKVEGKIKSITDFGIFIGLSGGIDGLVHLSDISWSKSGEEAVQEYKKGDEISAVVLQVDADRERISLGIKQLEDDPFHTYIMNNKKGSVVTGKIIKSDTKSFTVELSDGVEGIFKHSDILFPVNHNLGKEVKFNIGDFVEAKLNNIDRKNRFIHLIVQLKEIEPVLNSDNKTEDKKFSNAMTEAFKAAKNIE; translated from the coding sequence ATGACAGAATCTTTTTCCAAATTATTTACTGAATCTTTACAGGAAATTACAACTCAACCAGGATCTATTATTCAGGGTATAGTTGTTTCTATAAATAAGGATATCGTATTAGTCGATGCAGGTCTTAAATCGGAATCAGCTATTCCTGCTGAACAATTTAAAAATTCTCAAGGTAAGTTTGAAATAAAATTAGGAGATATAGTTGATGTAGCTTTAGATGCTATAGAAGATGGATTTGGTGAAACTATTTTATCACGCGAAAAAGCAAAGCGGCATGAATCTTGGATAATTTTAGAAAAAGCACACGAAAAATCTGATTCAGTGTTAGGGATAATTAATGGAAAAGTTAAAGGTGGATTTACAGTTGAATTAAATGATATTCGAGCATTTTTACCAGGATCTTTAGTTGATGTCAGACCGGTTCGTGAAACTATACATTTAGAAGGAAAAGAATTAGAATTTAAAGTAATTAAATTGGATAAAAAAAGAAATAACGTTGTAGTGTCTCGTCGAGCGGTGATAGAATCAGAAAATAGTGCAGAACGAGATTATCTTTTAAAAAATTTACAAGAAGGAATAGAAGTTAAAGGAATAGTAAAAAATCTTACTGATTATGGTGCTTTTGTAGATTTAGGTGGTGTAGATGGTTTACTGCACATTACTGATATGGCTTGGAAAAGAGTAAAACATCCTAGTGAAATAGTTAATGTAGGCGATGAAATTAATGTTAAAATTTTAAAATTTGATCGTGAGAAAACAAGAGTATCATTAGGTTTGAAACAATTAGGAGAAGATCCATGGATAGCCCTTTCTAAACGTTATCCTGAAGAAAAAAAAGTTACAGGTAGAGTAACCAATTTAACAGATTATGGATGTTTTGTTGAAATAGAAGAAGGTGTAGAAGGTCTTGTACATGTATCAGAAATGGATTGGACAAACAAAAACATTCATCCTTCTAAAGTAGTGAAAGTCAATGATATAGTACAAGTGATGGTATTAGATATAGATGAAGATCGTCGCCGAATTTCTCTAGGTTTAAAACAATGTAAGGTAAATCCTTGGAAAGAATTTTCAGAAATACATAAAAAAGGTAATAAAGTAGAAGGGAAGATTAAATCTATTACAGATTTTGGAATTTTTATTGGATTATCCGGTGGTATTGATGGATTAGTCCATTTATCTGATATTTCTTGGAGTAAATCTGGAGAGGAAGCTGTTCAAGAATATAAGAAAGGAGATGAAATATCTGCTGTTGTATTACAGGTAGATGCTGATCGAGAACGTATATCCTTAGGTATTAAACAATTAGAAGATGATCCTTTTCATACTTACATCATGAATAACAAAAAAGGATCTGTAGTTACTGGTAAAATAATTAAAAGTGATACAAAATCTTTCACCGTTGAATTATCAGACGGGGTAGAAGGTATTTTTAAACATTCTGATATATTATTTCCTGTTAATCATAATTTAGGAAAAGAAGTAAAATTTAATATCGGAGATTTCGTAGAAGCTAAATTAAATAACATTGACCGTAAAAATAGATTTATTCATCTTATTGTTCAATTAAAAGAAATAGAACCAGTCTTAAATTCTGATAATAAAACAGAAGATAAAAAATTTTCTAATGCTATGACAGAGGCATTTAAAGCGGCTAAAAATATAGAATAA
- the cmk gene encoding (d)CMP kinase: MKKLVPVVAIDGSSGAGKSVLSQNISKALKWNLLESGFIYRLVSFVILKNKLSVDTRNIDIIEKKLDSYLDLQNNFLRNYYFMNVLKKKLMLQNIVNFASEIATLPHIRKFLLHKQRLFRKSPGLVTNGRDMGTVVFPDAIVKIFLYADIKIRAKRRISELRNNGINTNFNTILSDMQKRDQRDQNRLCCPLSVPKDALMINSTDITIEEVFNIAISAIYKKLN; encoded by the coding sequence ATGAAAAAACTAGTTCCTGTGGTTGCAATTGATGGATCCAGTGGAGCTGGGAAGAGTGTGCTTAGTCAGAATATTTCTAAAGCATTGAAATGGAATTTACTTGAATCAGGATTTATATACAGATTAGTGTCATTTGTTATATTAAAAAATAAACTTTCTGTTGATACAAGGAACATTGATATTATTGAAAAAAAATTAGATTCTTATTTGGATTTGCAAAACAATTTTTTAAGAAATTATTATTTCATGAATGTTTTAAAAAAAAAATTGATGTTACAAAATATTGTAAATTTTGCATCGGAAATTGCTACTTTACCTCACATTAGAAAGTTTCTATTACATAAACAAAGATTATTTAGAAAATCTCCAGGTCTGGTAACTAATGGTCGTGATATGGGAACCGTAGTTTTTCCAGATGCTATAGTTAAAATATTTTTATACGCTGATATTAAAATTAGAGCCAAAAGACGTATTTCAGAATTACGAAATAACGGTATTAATACTAATTTTAATACTATTTTATCCGACATGCAAAAACGGGATCAACGGGACCAAAATAGATTATGTTGCCCTTTATCAGTGCCAAAAGATGCTTTGATGATAAATTCCACTGATATTACTATTGAAGAGGTATTTAATATCGCTATAAGCGCCATATATAAAAAACTAAATTAA
- the aroA gene encoding 3-phosphoshikimate 1-carboxyvinyltransferase: MHTKDFLTLNPISYINGNIKLPGSKSISNRVLLLSAVAHGKTYLKNLLVSDDIYHMLHALKKIGIKYTLYNKKTECKIYGQGKPFEIKEKLSLFLGNAGTVMRPLVSMFSLRKNNILLTGDNRMKERPIHHLVDVLRQGGATIEYYDNKYYPPIHVKGGFLGGKLKINGSISSQFLSALLMSAPLAALDTEITVKGELVSKPYIDITLNLIKLFGVIIHNNAYRFFYIKGNQKYQSPGKYWIEGDASSASYFLAAAAIKGGTVCVTGIGSKSIQGDINFANVLKNMGAIINWGDKFISCTRNTLYAVNLDMNHIPDSAMTIAIVALFAKGTTTIRNIYNWRVKETDRLAAMSTELRKIGAEITEGKDYISITPPKKFLNANIETYNDHRIAMCFSLIALSNAIVSIINPKCTSKTFPNYFPVLSSISFN, encoded by the coding sequence TTGCATACTAAGGACTTTTTAACCTTAAATCCTATTAGTTATATTAATGGAAATATAAAATTGCCTGGTTCTAAAAGTATTTCCAATAGAGTGCTATTACTAAGCGCTGTAGCACACGGAAAAACATATTTAAAAAATTTATTAGTTAGTGATGATATATATCATATGTTACATGCTTTAAAAAAAATTGGTATTAAATATACTCTTTATAATAAAAAAACAGAATGTAAAATATATGGTCAAGGTAAACCATTTGAAATTAAAGAAAAATTGTCTTTGTTTTTAGGAAACGCAGGAACTGTAATGAGACCATTAGTTTCTATGTTTTCTTTAAGAAAAAATAATATTTTACTCACTGGTGATAATAGAATGAAAGAAAGACCTATTCATCATTTAGTAGATGTTTTAAGACAAGGAGGAGCTACAATTGAATATTATGATAATAAATATTATCCTCCTATTCATGTTAAAGGAGGATTTTTAGGAGGAAAATTAAAGATAAATGGTAGTATTTCTAGTCAGTTTTTAAGTGCATTATTGATGTCAGCTCCTCTTGCTGCGTTAGATACAGAAATTACGGTAAAAGGAGAACTTGTTTCTAAACCTTATATAGATATCACTTTAAATTTAATAAAATTGTTTGGAGTTATCATTCATAATAATGCTTATCGTTTTTTTTATATAAAAGGGAATCAAAAATATCAATCTCCTGGAAAATATTGGATAGAAGGTGATGCATCTTCAGCTTCTTATTTTTTAGCAGCAGCAGCAATTAAAGGTGGTACAGTATGTGTAACTGGCATCGGATCAAAAAGTATACAAGGAGATATTAATTTTGCTAATGTATTAAAAAATATGGGAGCAATTATCAATTGGGGAGATAAATTTATTTCATGTACTAGAAATACGTTATACGCTGTTAACTTAGATATGAATCATATTCCTGATTCAGCAATGACAATAGCTATTGTTGCACTTTTTGCTAAAGGTACAACTACTATTCGCAATATTTATAACTGGAGAGTTAAAGAAACTGATAGATTAGCTGCAATGTCTACAGAATTAAGGAAAATAGGTGCAGAAATCACAGAAGGAAAAGATTACATATCTATTACTCCTCCAAAAAAATTTTTAAATGCCAATATCGAAACTTACAATGATCATCGTATAGCTATGTGTTTTTCTTTAATAGCATTATCGAATGCTATTGTTTCAATTATAAATCCAAAATGTACTTCGAAAACATTTCCTAATTATTTTCCTGTATTATCAAGCATTAGTTTTAATTAA